The segment AGAGGTGGAGGACGAGGTGGAGGTTATGGTGGTGGAGGATACGGTGGTGGTGGCGGCGGATACGGTGGAGGTTATGGTGGTGGGCGTGGAGGCGGCGGTGGTGATGGGGCTTGTTACAAGTGCGGAGAACCTGGTCACATGGCGAGAGACTGTTCCcaaggtggtggtggtggtggctacggaggaggaggaagttATGGTGGTGGACGTGGAGGCGGAGGTGGCGGAGGGAGCTGCTACAGCTGTGGAGAGTCGGGTCATTTCGCGAGGGACTGCACAAGCGGCGGCCGTTGAAGCAAAACAAGTTAATACGCGGTTTGTAGAAGGGTAAATCAGTCATCTCGCCGCCTGCTATCTCAAATATTATCctcatctatctatctatcttatcttcttttgtttttctatcTCCTCGGTTTGTTTTCGGATTATTAGGACATGTTGTTATGGTGTTTGTTATgcgtaagaagcttgattcgtatttgcatgttttattaaacttttgTTCTATGAATCTTGTTAATGCTCTATAATTATATTCCAAGCGTTGCtgcattttattttctaatcaaTCATAAGTTTCGACTCGTTGAAATGTTGGTTGTATCTCTCCAAAGTTCGGTTGTGCTGTTCATTTGTTTATATACTAACGGACAAAGACATTTGTTCTTTACCAAGACTACACAACACTTGTTTGTTCCTAGAgtttgtctttttcttcttcttcaacgtccaaaagataataaaaattgACAAGCATAACGCAACCAAAACACACTAGTGCATTGGTATACAGATCTACTAAAGAAACAAACGAAATTTTTTGTGATCGGTGGAATACGCTCTTTATTAGTTGCTTAAGATTCATAGGCCACGTGTGTGGTTGACGTGAGGATGGCTGACCGGAGGAGGCGAGGCCATTACCGGCGGTGGGCACTGGTAACATTTTGTGAAGAGGCCGAATGTGTCTATCTGGTGAACAAAATTGATCATACTCGCCCAACCACCGAACCCAAATCCAACAACGAACACCCACACCACAATGAATGCGTTTATTGTGAAAGCTCCAGTCCACCTCCCTAGAAACCTTGGCGGCTGCTCCACGGCGCTCTCCCGTGCGGCTGCTGACCGGAACGTGAAGACGTGAGCCAGCGCAGGGATGATGTAGACGGTGAAGCTAACGAGGAGAGATCCGACGGTTGAGTTGATGGGACCAAAGAAAGGGAACACGATTGCGAGAAACCAGATGGGTATAACCACGGGAAGCCTCGCGGCGGCTCTCTTACACATGCTCCGGCACTCATGCATCCCTATCAGCTTCTCCCACACGAAGTAGAGAGGCGTGCATGCAAACCCGAAGGTGATGAACTGGTGGATGAGCATGAGCACCACTGCAAAGTCACGGTAAAGGTTCTTTGGGAGGAGAGCGAATGCGTTTGAATGGTTTAGAAGCAAATCGCCAAACGCCCAATAGACCGCAGACGCGGAAGGCAGCGTTAGCGTCAGAACGTACAGAGTCGCAAACAGGTATATCGACTTGAACTTCTGCGGCTTCCACATGGCATGCATTATTTCTCTGTCCccaacaacacaaattcaattTCTTTAATTGAATAGAATGTTAAATGTGAAAAAAGGAATGGTCcttttcatcaatatttatttaattccGATTATATCCTTATAGCATGAGGGGTAAAAAGGACATACACAGTAACAGCATGTCCACCGAATGTGTAAAGAATGTTTGTGGCCCCTGTGAAGTATAATACCAGCCTGCTTGGTCCCGAATGCTTCACTCCTTCTACCTATTTAATTTTACTAGAACATTAatcattacatatatatattcattattaaTCTTAAACTAGTTCAATTATCTACAAGCAACGACGTATGTGTCTAACTCAAAAGTATAGGGAGTTGGGTAAAAGTGGTCCCAATCACATGTTGCTTGAAACACAAGTGCCAAAAGACACAAGGAAGAAGACaactttgtttatgtttttgagTCCCCTTAAGCTACAACATCACCAGCTAATCTATCTCACCATATGATTATATTAGGGAAAAAAAGGAGAAATAATTTAGTAATTAAATTACCTGACCATGGAGGATGGATGCAATGGTGAGGTACCAAGCAGTGTAAGTGGTCATCAACAGTCCAAGAAAAGACCAGATCCTGTAGTTGTGGAAGGAAGGAATGAATACTGTGGTTGCACAACATGCTCCAAATATGTATGTCCATGTCCTCTTGTCCAGATTATCATTTATGTAATATATGTTGCTGCACATTCGTTCATGAACCCATAAAATCAGTTTCCAGTTTAAATATACATATGGTTATCCTCTTTACTGATCAAGAAAAGAGTTTGTAGTAATTAATTACTACGTACCTGGCACATGCTATGAGTTGAATGACAGATCCAAAGAGAAGGAAGGTGCAGTTGAATGCTAACCCAACATTCCTCCAGTGCTTCCCAAGCAATCCATCAAGAACCTCAAACCACTTCACATtgtttgaaccaaaaaaaaccaTGTACTTAATATATTTAGTTACAAATAAGAGATTGATATTGAAGAAAGAGATAGCTATTGTTACCTGAATGACATGGTTTCTGAAGttaactttctctctctcttttctggTTCTGTACTCAACATAGAGAATGCTGATGAGATAAGCAGTCCAGCTACCGAGTAGGCCATAGAAGAGCTGAAACAGAATCCCTGAGAGCATCCCCAGCTGTGAAAATGAGTATGGAAGCGTCAATAGCACTTGCGCTACCTAAAGAACACATGAACGTATCATGTTAGTACAAATAatagagaggaagagagaaagagagtaaaAACTAAAACATCACGTATACCTGGTTGGAAGCGCAGCTGAACCAAGCATCATAGACAGAGCCACCATGCCAAAACATGTTGGAAAGTTTAGATTTCATGTCCGAAGCTTTCCCTTCACTCTCCATCTCCACATAGTTCCCAACAACAACCGTCTCCACTGCTTTCTCACCATTCTCCATATTGCTTGTTCTCTCTTTGGGTAGAGACCAACACGAGTGAATGGAGTTAAGAGTGTATggataatatatatagagagaaagaaagaatagAAGAGTGTGATTGTGTGTAGACAGAGAGGGAGACACGGAAGTAGTTTTTCAAGGCAAGAGGATGATGGTGAGCAAAGCCCCAAGCAAACTCTCTTTCCCTTTGTTCTTGATAGCTACTAGTGAGAGACTTTGTTTCGGGAGTGACGACATAGAATCAAACTCCTATATAACATAACACTCTCGATTAAAGTATATTTTCCAAACAAAATAtcccaaaaaataattttaaaataaagaataatTGTATTATACCACCAACAATATTACTGTTATTTTACTCatgaaaagttattaaaaaaggGTAGCTtgtctttgacaaaaaaaaaaaaaaaaaagggtagcTTGAAAGTGTAATGAATATGGTTGTTTTCTGTCAAGGGAAGGGACAATCCATTACACAAGAGTAACTTTTTacatattttcactaattttatgTGGGAGAAAATAGTACAATATAATTTGAGTAGCCCGGAAatagaaaatgtgttttttagGCGAATTAATTATAAGAGAGTATATAAACTAGCGTGATCACACAGGTTTAGCGGCGAGTCATTAATGATGTTTTGCTCGCATGAGAGGGATTTATTTTCTCGAGCAAATGGTTTGTTCACTATTTGTATGCTATCCGTTAATTCAAATATTCTCTAgtaccatctccaatggtacacaaaaaatttctctatatttcacactaaaataaaataaccaaaatatacATTTTCACTTGGCTATGAGTTAAGATGCGATATCTTAAAAATACTATCCTTTTATATATAGATGCTCCCTAGCATGATTATCAATGATGcgatatgaattttttttttctttttctcttttctgaaaataattgtaaaaagaCAAAACATTAAAAGAAACATCTGCAAAATAGTACATTAATATTCTTCCATGATTCGAACAAAGTTTGTATAGCTCGATGATGCTTATAGAGTTATGTACTTGTATTTATTGATCAAGATTTTATGGTTCTCTACCCCGGCCCTTTGATGATTTTAATAGGGATACTCATTCTGCACTACAAGACTTACAGGCAACAGCTGTAAGCCTGTAAATAATGACATCAAACTTTATTTCATGCAAGTAAATCTATTTACTTTGTACCGTATCTAATGAATAAAGTAGATGAATGAATGTCTGCACCTTTCGAAGAAGAATGAAGGAACTTAAAAGTGTGTCGCCTACAATTAAGAGAAGTTAGGTTgagtaatttttattattatttttttgctaaatatgtaaatatcatttcgaaaaataaacaacaaattTTACAAAGAGTTTTTAACAAAatgtaaaacttaaaaatttggTTTCAtgctaaaaaagaaaaaaaacatggaaacaaataatagtaatagATAACACTCAAAGATGCGACTCCTCTTTGTGCGTGAGTGTATTAAGCTTGGAACcagacacaaaaaaaaaacttagtaaCAAGCACACACAATATTTTACAAAGCGTAATGAACAACGCAGGACAAGATTATTCAatgtattttgttaattttacctttaaaataaatagattttataatttatttttctaaaatagcaATATCTAAACgtagaataaaatatataaaatgctattttttataaatagaagaaaagtaataatttttattttagagaaataaatAGAGGTGAAATGTAAAAGTTTGCTTCTGGTTGAGTTGAAAATGTTATTAACATTTTGTTTTCGGTTGATACTTCACAATTTATCATCGCAGAAAATATAATCCCCCATCCCAGTTATGTTAGTGTACTAGGGTGGCAAGAAATAAGAAGCGTAGATAAATGCATTATAGTTTCTCTTAGGTATAAGATAAATAGATTAGACTATTAGAGGATCGAAACAAAGTGAGGAAAGGGGAGCGAATCACTCATCGCTAGGAAACAAAGCGTGGTCGCTTTTATAATAAGAGGAAAGCTTGCTTTTATCACATGCCCATTCCCCTCTCTGAACTTTGTGCTCTTTCTTACTATTATTCtcaattttaaatcatttttgctTTCTCCATGAACTAGTACtatttgttttggtttataTATAGCACACATCACAAATATTTGAGCTTAATTagtattatttcaaaattgttCAATAACGAAAAAGGAATAAAACTCAATTGTCTTCTGCatattatcaaattataaaagaaactatTTTTACGGAATAGaacattataataaaaataacaaataaataatattttatacaaataatAACTAGGTCGCTATTATGAATGAGAGTCCGACCATAACATATAATCGGCggatttaatatattaatttattttatatattattttatatgaatttacacatatattaaagatatattagaattttcaaaacaacctggtaatattatttattatctaGTGATTTTATTTGTGATgttttcatatatcatttatttctttttttaataaaatgaacacatcaaaaaaaaaatataaagcctTTTTTTGGTTGAAGATTCTCCAAGATTTAAACCATCAGAAATCAGAAAAATAAAGCGATGCATTGAAAACTGGAAATGAGttaggaaaagaaaagagaaaaaaattgtatgaCTTCAGATCCAGTTCAACTGATCATACAGTGATACAACCACTTCATTTTTAAACAATCTCATGTCTATTGGTGTGACCACACCACCAGAAAACAAGGGGCTTAAGATCAAGTGACATTAcccatcaaattatatatagtaGTGGATaaccaaatatttataaagttagtccagaaaacatatttttatttgagaaAGAGTCCAGAAGCCATATTAAACAAGTGATGGTGGAAATTCACATAAGCTAAAAACACGTAATGTAAAAAAATTCGTAAGctaaatgtaatatttattctcaaaatttgtaaaataataaaGTCTAGTATATCACAATGTAATAAAGTAGGTGAATTTGTTTTATGTTTCATCGTTATAGTTTGGGACAAAAATGTAGAATCTAGTATATCACAATGTAAAAATAAAGTCGGTAAATTTGATTTATGTTTGGTCGTTATAGTTTgggaaaaaattatatagatttttcacaataattatattttacagaTTTAATGATTTTCACATCTCTTTTAAAAACAGTGGTAGTTTAACCTATTTGACTCTCTGATGCCGGCTTTCCGTCAGTGTTGTGAGATAGCTCATTCTTTTTCTCTTTGGTTCGAGTCCGGTCTTATATATTATCTCTTAACGGTTATAGTGTCCTATCGAGAAACGGCAATAGTGTAACGATGGTTGCAACAGATACATAAGTCTAAAAAATTTCAGATCATATAGGTCTTACGACGAAATTGGCAAAAAAAGAAGACTGAACTGAAAAATTGTCCCATCGTCACGTGAGCCAGGAGGTTGCTGCTTGGAATGTGGCTCGGTATCAGACCAAATTCCACTTCTGTAAATTTTGGACAGTTCAATAGAGGACGTCATCGAATAATTGCCTCAGCCCTGATTTTATGTACTTGGTACTTCATATGTTAAAATTAATCTTAAGCAACTTTCTTAAATCGGTAATTGCGGATTGGCAGATACACTTAATTATAATCTGACTGACATACACATGTtccacataaaataaaattaattcatattcgtaacttaaatttttcaaatcgATCAAACCACACCTGCATTGCGGCAGATTAAATGGGACAGATCTGCAAGTTATGATTAAATTTTCCAGTTTTATTTGAGAGAGAAAAGCCCTCTAATAACtcctaaatataattttctttaaccATACTAGTACATTTCTTCCTAAGCTGGTACTTATGtagaattttttgtttatagacAGAAGAAAATAGTTAATTAGAATGGAGTCGTACGTTAGTCGTACAC is part of the Brassica rapa cultivar Chiifu-401-42 chromosome A09, CAAS_Brap_v3.01, whole genome shotgun sequence genome and harbors:
- the LOC103842560 gene encoding auxin transporter-like protein 2, whose amino-acid sequence is MENGEKAVETVVVGNYVEMESEGKASDMKSKLSNMFWHGGSVYDAWFSCASNQVAQVLLTLPYSFSQLGMLSGILFQLFYGLLGSWTAYLISILYVEYRTRKEREKVNFRNHVIQWFEVLDGLLGKHWRNVGLAFNCTFLLFGSVIQLIACASNIYYINDNLDKRTWTYIFGACCATTVFIPSFHNYRIWSFLGLLMTTYTAWYLTIASILHGQVEGVKHSGPSRLVLYFTGATNILYTFGGHAVTVEIMHAMWKPQKFKSIYLFATLYVLTLTLPSASAVYWAFGDLLLNHSNAFALLPKNLYRDFAVVLMLIHQFITFGFACTPLYFVWEKLIGMHECRSMCKRAAARLPVVIPIWFLAIVFPFFGPINSTVGSLLVSFTVYIIPALAHVFTFRSAAARESAVEQPPRFLGRWTGAFTINAFIVVWVFVVGFGFGGWASMINFVHQIDTFGLFTKCYQCPPPVMASPPPVSHPHVNHTRGL